tcttacttcttgatttAGACCTCCCCTGCCTTTGACTCCCACTGGAGCCACGCTCCGTTGATCTTCCTCTTGACACCAATAATGCCTCTGCTTGGTTTGAACTGTTtctgtctcctttgtttttgcgcctattttcttcttccaagatagcggctgcaacatcatcgaagactaaatagtctgagaggatattattggtcaagttgataatgagctgatcatacgaatcaggaagactttgaagtagaagctctgcacgtTCATTTTCCTCTATTTGCTGACCCAACGTAGTGAGTtgtgaaaatagagttcttattgtgttgatgtggtcagtcaccgacgtggtttctgccattcgaagggtataaagtctccgctttaagaaaatcttagtgtGCAAAGACTTGGACTCGTATAACTTTGTTAGAGtctcccatatctccttagctgttttcttctccgccacacttgataatacttcatcagctaatgctaaatgtatgttagcaatagcattgccatccatctcattccattttgcattatcagtgatctccgcgggccgatccccaattgctgccaagcaattgtctttcctcaagattgccttgattctcattttccacaGTGAGAAATTACTCCCTTGAACCTCTCAATCTCGTACTTTGCTGCCATTGTATTCACCGAGATCTATTCAGCTATCACCGTTTCACAGATCTGTAAcgtatatagaaatagtatcgtgtgaataatacttcactaagtaagttcccaggaaagattggaggggtcacaaacggtcccgcttaaaacccaatctccttagacagaacttcctagactgtatttaatcaccgcactgactttctatatacgccaacagtaacgaaagtgaacagtaccgtATGGGTGAATAGTGCTGTATAGGTGAATAGTGCCGTATACGTGAATAGTGACCGTATACACGAAtaacttttgtgtgttaacaacaccaaccaagaaggctctgataccactgttaggatactgacatgcaaacccgacaagacaaaaggctaaaatgagaaatgagacacacaagaatttacgtggttcacccaattaggctacgtccacgggcaagtatagaaggattttactaagtaatgtgggaattacaacctctctcaaataataggagaacaactaagaatctctctattactaggagaaaacacctcacttactctctcacaaatacctcacaaatttgtgggattattttccctcttcactctcctcttcctctcttgtttctctcttatggtgtgtttacaatgcttggatgcattgcctatttataggcaaacatCCATACAAATACAAGGGGTAGGCAAGTGGCACAAGTTTGGCACAAGTTTGGTGCCTACAATTTGTGACTAAGGAAGGATGGCttcaccaccattgttgactcccaccattgttgacttAGGTGGTTGGTTTCACATTGGTTGGTTTCACAGGAGGATTACCGGCGCTTGCTTTTGCGTAAAAGCTTCGTTTTTTCGGTGTGATCATGTGCCAAGAACAAGGAAATCCTGCCTTGGCCATGGCCAATACCGTCACATTATTCTTTTTCTCTACCTTGTGCAAATCCCCTGGAAAATATAATCCAGCTGCTCCCTTTGTCGCCATTGACGCCATTGCTAAGTGATCATTCAATGAACACAAGCACATCGGAGCCCAAGAAGAGTTTTAGGTTCGAAAAAGGCAGGTGGGTGAAGCTTCTGGCTCAGGTTGGTAAATTCCTAGAAGGGAAAGTTTTCAAAGTATTTGGTGGTCTAACTACGTATTTATGTACAAAGATTCAAACAAGAAGCCAAGACGAAAGATCGGAAGAAACTTCCCTCCAACAGAGGGGACAAGCATTGGTAAAAGAGGAGAAATGAGATTAATTAGCAGCTCAACTACTTTAATAATCGGAATATTCTCCAATGCTAGCTCACACGCAAGTGTTTAGGGATTTGAATGGTGGTGTTTGCTTAGTTTTAGTGGCTCTGCTAGTTTTTAATTATCTCAATGCCCTTTGCTTTTCTTAATCGATCTGGACTAATGTGTGAAAACTATCAGATTGGTATTATTCTTCCTTGAAGATTGGTGGGGTGGTTGAATTGCTTCTTGGCCAGAAAAGGTCAGTCGACAACTTGTATACATTCAGCTGCTTTTCATTGGTTCAAccacatatttgtttttcagtGTAAtcacggttgttttttaaataatttttcgtgctaaaatatatgcaataatattttttttattttttaaaatcatttttgaaatcagcacatcaaaatgatttgaaaacactaaaaacatattaatttaaagttaataaaaaaaataaaaaaaaaattaattttttttaaaaacgcttttgaaacgcagaaacaaacagGCCCTATGATCGATAACATTTGACAAAATGATTTCATGGCGGATTTGCTAGAATTTGGAAGAACATGAACTCGGCCTGCTCTCTCTGCCCATAATCATTGCGTGGAGTTTGAAcctgtttttttctaaatcgaTCGCTCCTCGTGTAGGCTCAATAAACACCATTTAACAGCTgaagtttagttatttttttaaaatatttttttatttaaaaaattattaaaataatatttttatttttaaaaaattactttaacatcaacatattaaaataataaaaaataaaaaaatattaatttaaaataaaaaaaaattaatttatttttaaaaatacttttatatcacaaaagtttgaaaatattaCAAAAGTAGATCATATCCTCTTACGCATTATGGACCCAATAGCTGATGGCACGTGTCGCCGACCTTATACTTCAAAAACATGACACGTGGATCTGGCTGGGGAGAAGACAACACCCACTAAAAACCTGGGAAACCTCAGAAAAGCCCCCGAATTATATAGGTAGTCTTGATTGCGTTTCTAAAGaagtttttatatcaattgAGCCCCTAAGGCTTTCGAACTCCCCAATTTTTAAGCCTCTCCATCCAAACTCGCTAGtgaattaaaaccaaaatttacCCTTTTCCTTTATAAAATACATCATTTTGTAAGAAATACAACGTTTTCATTAAGCATATCTGAAGTATTtggctagaaaaaaatattatttgagaatcTTGGATTATTTCAAGGGTTATAAGCCATTAATTAAAGATCAAGTGGGTGTTGATAATATTGTAGAGggtgtttttaaatcaaaatttatcaatattatgtttaatttttttatattgatgtatcaaaaatcataaaaaatgtctaagaaaaattaatttattattttttaaataaaatataatttaaaaaaactttaaaaaatagattgcaCCATATTATCAAAAGTAACAAACCTCAAGAAAACTCAGGagattttttatgaggtttctcttaaaataattttatataacaagatatctgattaaagtaaaaaatattgtgaattttAAGATTGAAACGCAACATGGTACTGCATGCACCATAACTTTAAATAAAGATCAATTTGGACGGTACTGCGCTTTTTGGATTGCGATAtaggatatatttttaaataattaatttaatgtattttttaaaattaaaaaaatagaaacctaCTGCCATGCTTAACTCCCTTCTAGCAGACGCCAAGTGTCCTCAACGACACCATCTCAGCGGTTCCTTCACTTTCAAGTCTTGAGCCACTTATCATTCCACACTGTCTCACTGTCATTAATTGGTTTCGACTTCACTCTCCTTTCAGTTCAAGCCCTTCTCCCAGTTTCTTTGGCGTTTCTTGTCGATAAGAAAACTAACAGGAAGAGCGAGACCAGCAAATATGGGTCGTTTATTGACTTTTCTCACTCACGTTCATACAATATCTGGGTAAATCTTGAGTGATCCCAAGATATTCcttcctttctttgtttttaggccttaatattttggtttatctgatttatgtttgtttaataaCACGCAGGCCAGTGTTGATGTTGCTATACCCCTTGTAAGAATCTGGACCATTTCTAGAAGTTTTGTTTGtgctcttttctttctcttaggGTGTGTGCCCACCAAATTTGCAATCTATCTAATTGTTCTTCTGGTAAACAGGTATGCATCAGTGGTTGCTATAGAGAGTCCATCTAGAGAGGATGATAAGCAGTGGCTTGCTTATTGGATCTTATATTCATTTCTTACTCTCACTGAGATGCTGCTCCAATCCCTTCTAGAGTGGTAAATTAAGAAAGTTTTACTTccagattttcttttttggcattttaattAGCAGTTATGAATTCTTTCTCTCCTCTTGAATCTAGAGTCCATAATCTCTAGTTAATGGGGCTCCGATTGTGTCATTTTAGGATTCCCATATGGTACTCTTTGAAACTGGTGCTGGCAGCATGGTTGGTTCTACCACAGTTCAAGGGGGCAGCTTTCGTTTATGAAAGGTATGTGAGAGAGCATATCACGAAATTTATAGGGGTACAAGATCATCAGTTTCCCCATCCCGAGTCGCCCATTGCCACCGGTAGTGGTGGCAGAGGCAAGAAGAAGTCTGTCCAGTTCTCAACCCCCGATTAAGTAAGTAAATCAATCTGCTTGTACCATATAATATTTCCATAAGCCACAAATTCGGAGGCCATTTATGTAGTTCGATATCTTTgcaaaaaaagaatagattgATGCAGATTTTTCATGGGATTCTAATGATTTACAATGAATCGTCCATGGACAGGGAGAACATGAGGCTTACTGAAGAggggagaaaaaataattagaagagGAGACACATAGATAAGATATCGTCGGCGGCTGGATTTTGAGGGATCTTTTAACCCTCGTAGggatctttaacccatgtaggGATCTTCGCTTCTCTGCTCCCACTCTGGTGCTTGTAAATCTTTAACCCATCTACAAGTTTGAATTTCGTGACTTTCCTTTCATATACTTAAGTTAATTCAATATGTTGAAAATGTATGGTGTTTGATGGTAATATTTGTCCCCTTGACGATGATGCTTTGCcgaatttttctttaatcttgGGTGTTTACCATCTTAATTATGTGGTGGGATTAATTAGTGAAGTTAATTAATCCTCGCCTGGCCAAGTAATTGGCATCAAATGACGTTCACATACGATTCAGGGAGGGAAAAAGAAGAGTGTGTGGGGGAACAATGAAGATATTTTGAAGATACTTAAAGTCACACGCCAATGCTCTTTTCTATTCATACACCTAATCGTGCCAAACTGAGAAAAGatgatttaacaaaaaataaataaaaattcattcatttattaGGGCaacaaatgaattaaattttggtaCAACCAAATACCAAGTTCTTATTTGTTAAGGATTCAATGGAGAGAGAATATGGcaagtaattttaattttattttcaaataggtatatcatgagtttttattttccttgcacAATTTTCTTTGAACGAATAATCTCATATCTAAATTAATACGTAAATTTATTTGACTTTCTTATtgccaatttgtttttaaattattttgatgtattatattaaatttttttttaaaaaatattattttaatatattttcaaataaaaaacaacacttAATATAATCTCTAACCCACAAAATTAAATGGGCTCCCTCCCGAGACACGATTTACACTAAATGGGCTCTCGAAAATTTCTGTTGTAGAGGTTTGAGCCATCAAAAACAAGGTTATGGGTTAGGCTGATTCAGCTTTAAGTATTTGGCCCAAAGACAACCTATGCTATAATGTTTTAAgcactttctgttttttttttttttttttttaatattacaatgTGTTATCTATATTTCTATGTTAATTTCAATTACTATTCTGTAATTTATAACTGCTTATCGCAGCATATTTCTGTTAgaatccataaaaaattaatgtttattgCAAATTTGCcattatacatatatacataattTTCTCTTAATAAATCAACCCTTGATCAGAAAAATAAAGTgcacaaaatgaagaaaaatatttttagtagtAAAAATGGGTGTACTGTTCGTCTAGACTAATCATAAAAACACGGTGGCTTTGACATTCTGATGGAGAATATTAATGAATACTCTGAATTTACTGCTCCATCTCTTCTCCAATTTGTGTGGTCTACATAAATGTGACTGATGGTGGCATTTCATCACCTTTTTGAATTAGCACTGAGGGTGTTTGGTTATCCAAAGTGgtttctagaaaataattttttatatttttttattttatttattatttaaaaaatttatcaataaaaaatattttttattttaaaaaaaattagtttgatttttaaaaaaatatttttcttttattttgaacgaaaaacacttttagaaagttatgaaaaaattagaaatgtcatattatttattgattatatcaaatttgatcctcaaattttttattactatatatattttgttttaaatatttattttttaattttatccattagaatttaatttttatattaactttagtctttatttttataattattatttgctttttccttatcattttttaatttagattttttatcaatcaaatttggtccttatttttttgattgttacttattttatttgaaataatttattaaatgttaattattattattttaatttcttcatcttttaattttttaattttttagatttgatctctattattttgattattatttattttatttcagataatttataaaattatattttttttcaatttcattctcattcaactttttaatttgtaagatttgtttctcattattttaataaacttaaaaaaaataaaacattaataagttatttttaagaatataaccaaatattgaaaagtattttacaacttattttttattatattatcaaatatataaaaaataattgacttttctagaatttatttttaaaaataggtttAAGTATATGGCCAAGGCCTGACTGATTCCGGGGAAGAACAGCCTCTCGACAATGAGTTTTATTCAAGTACACCATGGTTAATTTATAGGATTTGTTCAAGTCTGATGATCTAGTGGAATTGTTTGCACCTGAAAAGAGTAGAACCTGAGATCTTGCACAGGACCATATTGCCGATTCCCAGGTGTTCTCAGCTGGGCAAACTCCAGAGCAGGCAGTTCACTACTGCATCCCACATCTGAGGAGAATCATAAACTAGTTGGACCCTCAGATCATAACTCTACCTCTAAAACTAATTGTACAAAGCAGCATGTTCAGAAGAAAATCTCTACGAGCAACttgttaaataaatatgaagaacAAGAATCATAAAAGTACCATTTGTGACTAAAAAATGTTAAGACTGATAAGCAAAATCAGTAATCAAATTGTGAAAGCCTGCACGCAGAAATGAGACCTCGCATTTCTGCTGGCTCCTTGTGTGCCATAGGGCATCAATGATTCTTCTACATGTGAAAAAAAGTGCAGAGGTCGGCTTCTTCTAACTTTATACATCAATAATGTCTTTCAACCTGTAGCAAACTTCCCCTTAATTGCCTCTTTGTCTCGATACTTAGCTTGTGTTTGTTTAATTAGATTTCCCTCGAAGGAAGGTATAAGAGTGCTTGTACTGTGGAGTACAGATACGTACATTCGCTTATGTACACATCCATGCCCATTAAAagatctctaattttttttccgaAAGCCAAGAAAGCTTCATCTCCAGCTGTTCTTCTTCTCTTTATGATTAGCAGGACCATGTGATTAGGCACTTcagatatttttctttgtttatcaTCTCCAGCTGTTCTTCTTCTCTTTATGATTAGCAAGACCATGTGCTTAGGCACTtgagatatttttctttgtttaagcATTAAGGTATCGAGTTAAGAGTACAGTGGCTGATAAACAATGATGCGTTACCAAACCTTTCCTTTTTGGTCATTTCCCTGAAGTTTCATCTCTTCCacaaaactatataataatgCATAAATCTTCATATGCTCTACTAGAATAATTGAATAAAAGCCACTTTTACACACTCCATTTGTACCTCGTGCGGCTCGTGCCCACCTGTAGCTGACAGATACAGAGTTTAGGCATGTAGTAATGTTCTCGATCTCTTTTGTGTCAAAAACAGGTAGAGGAAACCAGTGACCTTAAAATGCAGAGATTCTAATCCACAGATTGGCCATTCTCTCCTTTTTATCCTTCACTTAAACAAGCCAGAAACtcaagattttaaattatttgaatccTGTGGTGAAATCAGGAAATCTTAGCTTTAGCAAAAGCATTCCTGTCC
The genomic region above belongs to Populus alba chromosome 12, ASM523922v2, whole genome shotgun sequence and contains:
- the LOC118044655 gene encoding HVA22-like protein e, producing the protein MGRLLTFLTHVHTISGPVLMLLYPLYASVVAIESPSREDDKQWLAYWILYSFLTLTEMLLQSLLEWIPIWYSLKLVLAAWLVLPQFKGAAFVYERYVREHITKFIGVQDHQFPHPESPIATGSGGRGKKKSVQFSTPD